A region of the Ranitomeya variabilis isolate aRanVar5 chromosome 5, aRanVar5.hap1, whole genome shotgun sequence genome:
catatttgaagggtgctttctcccaacagcaattttaagatctctcaacaggtgttcaatgggaattagatctggactcattgctggccacttcagaactctccagcactttgtttccatccatttcagggtgcttcttgaaatatgtttggggtcattgtcctgctggaagacccctgacctaggatgcaaacccagctttctgacacaggGCATTACATTGAAACCAAAAATCCTTTAGTAATCTTCATCTTCAGGTTTCATGATGCCTTGAAAACAGTCAAGGCACccatgccagaggcagcaaaacaacccaaaacatttttaaacctccaccatatttgactggatGTACTGTGTTCTCTTCATTGTAGACACCATAAGGAAAAGACAGTGTAAATTGCCAATAAAAAGTTAAagtttattattattcaaagaaaaaataaataccaAAAGAGAAATATAAAACAATGTTGCTGCTAACCAAGCAGGGACAACATTTTGCATGCTGccagaaaatgcaaaaaaagtatgTATGTGAAGACTGAGTAGAACTTGAACAGATAATGTCAAAAGAGGTATGAAGGATAACAATCTTCCTAATAGTCTGACATATCAGGCAAACAGAATATAGTAAATGGCACTTACATGACAAGATGTTGGTGTTTGCATGgcaaagaagcgaaacgtgcgttgttcAAGTTCTACTCAGGCTTCACATAtatacttttttgtattttctggccACATGCAAGATGCTGTCCCTGCGTGGTTAGCAGCAACCTTGTTTTATATTTATCACTtagtatttattttttctttgaatAACAAAAAACTTTAACATTTTATTGGCAATTTATACTGTCTTTTCCTTATGGCGTTTATCTGATTTCAGTTTTTGCCTCACAAATATTGTTTCGGGGTCCCTTATGTTGTTATTCCCTTTCGTCTTTGTAGGCCTCAtatcattttcagtaaacagtaagatgatgtgctttaccaaaaagccttatcttggtctcatttgtccacaagactttcccagaaggattttggcttactcgcgTATATTTTGGCAAAATGCAgtatagcttttttatgtctctgtgtcagcagtccgGTCGTCCTagtgtcatgggttgtaaacttcttgattatgttgcgcacccagGACAAAAAAACATCAATACAGCTGGAGATGGACTTACAATCTTGAGAGTATTGATATTTTTCAACACTCTTGGATCTCAagccctcagacagttctcttctttatGCTATCCAtatttagtgtggcacacacagacacacaatggaaCGACTGAGCCAACTTCTCTTcttctttttatctggtttcaggagtgattttcatattgcccacacctgttacttgctacgggtaagtttgaatgagcatcacatgctgcccttttttggagttttatgtgaaattgttaaatttgcctttttttcacttttttttgtgtcattttaatgcacacaaaggaaaaaaacatgtgaaaaacaaaacatgtgtaattgcaatacatttctgggagaaatacttcattttctggaaataattcaagggtgccaacactttcggtcatGACTGTATATGTTTATATGCTTCCCAGTAATCCAGAACCTATAGTAATCCAGACCCTATCCTGTCCCAATTAAGCTTAATCAGGGTAGTATTAGTGCTTTAGGAAATGCCGAACAGACCGAAGACCCGAAATAGCTTTTTAAACAGCTTTTATAGAGTTGTCATGAGAACAACTCTAGACATGGAGATAGACAGACGGACAGACTTCACAGAGATAGAATGAGTCAGTTATCACCCGCAGCCGATTTCTATCGCTATGTTGGAAAAGTGGGTCTGCTCAATTTTAAAATTGAAGAAATAATAAGCATGGTGGCAAGGAGAAAAACAGATCTATAAAATAATAGGTGCTGACAACAAAGGATATTTTTCAGCAGTGCATCAATCTATACACTTCTGGAATGAAATTATGCCCCCCTGCAATACACATGAATGGATGGAACGTCACGTTCTAGCTGAGGGAGGAGTGGAGAGATGACATGTTTGAAAACAAAATTAGAGATTACCACAGATGGGAATAGAACTAGAGAGGAGGCAGTGGAATAAGAGTATCTGGCAAGAGGACATTAATTGATAAGGGAAGAAAACAGAAGTGTTGCTCAATAGCTTGCACTATGTTACATTGCTCATGATGAAAAAAGCCCCAAGTTATGAGGCCGTCTGCAGACAGTACAATAAATAAgctaaaaataaaagattaaaatCCTTTTTGCCATGTGCGTAATCCTTCTCTTACCATTATTGCTTTTAGTTGTACTGCTTCCTAAGGAGCTTTTCGAAACACGCCTTGCACACATGGCGCATTAAATTAGTACAGTGAGGAAGACTAGGATTAAACAATATATACTGACAGCAAAATGCAGGATGCAGTTGTGATCTTTAACCCTTCCACATCCAACTGAAGCGGTCATGTATTGTACCAGTGTATACAGTGGTACGATCTGGAAAATTATAGAATTTATAGTCTAAGGCACCGATCTCCAAGTCACAAGTAACTTTTAAAATGACTATTATTAAATATTACTGCATTATTATAATTAAAAGGCGGATGCCTATTAAAGATCTGACCGAGTGATATCACTCATACTCCAATGTTAACAGCAGTGGTCTCACATATTTACCATAATTTACACCAGAAAACAGTAAAAACTATAAAAAATCAACTGATAAATAGCAGATTTAGGTTTGTAGTGTTCTGGTATCCCAAAATAAATCAAATTTATCAAGAGCTGTGAACTTCGTAATACATTTTTAGAATCTTACTCCAATGGGTTTAGCAAATTACCCCCAAAAATGTTCAAGTTGTCCCAACTTCGACTCTCATGGTGTCCTTCGACATTAGATGAAACGTGGCCAAATTTGATATCAACAGAATCCGATGACTTTCCTCTGAAGCAGACAAGCCTATGCCAGAGATCTCTGGGAAAGATCCATTCTTTTCTCCATATTGAACACACTTGTGCATTTGCCTAAGAAGATGAGATGGCCAACAGTTATGTAAAGTGCATGGGCCCAAGTAAGTCTAACGTATAGTGAGCAAGATTCTacaaaagaaaaatatttagagcCCCTTGAGGTCAGTGCATTATAATCACTACTCTCATGGAAGCGTCACCTACATTTGGTTGGCTTCTTATGTGATAGTTGACCGGTCACTTGGTTCATACTGCCCGAACCATGTACAGCATGAATAAGAGACTGCTGTAGGTATTGCTTTGCAACACTCTGGCATTTGAGAGAAAACATAATTTCAAGAGCCAGCCGGAGACTATAGGGAGAGACAAGGCTAGCCCAGCGTTGTTCCACGCAAGTTTATCTCCACACCACTCTAGATGATGATCAGGTCTCTCCCATGTGTTAACAGGTGAAGACTTTAATCCTAACAAAAAAAGTGGCAATCAGCTTACCAGTCTGGTGAACGGCAAAAAGCTTTCTGCAATAATGGGTAGTTctccactaccgttcaaaagtttagggccacctagacaattttgtgttttccatgaaaactcatacttttattaatcaaccgagttgccaaatgaattgaaaatccagtccagacattgacaaggttcgaaaaaaagatttttatttgaaataacaattttctccttcaaactttgctttcatcaaagaatgctccctttgcagcaattacagcattgcagacctttggcattctagcagttaatttgctgaggtaatctggagaaatttcacctcatgcttccagaagcccctcccacaagtttgtttggcttgatgggcactttttgcgtaccatacagtcaagctgctccaacaacagctcaatggggttgagatctggtgactgcgctggccactccattatagatagaataccagctgcctgcttcttctctAAATAGTTCCTGCATAATTTGGagatgtgctttgggtcattgccctgttgtaggatgaaattggctgcaACCAAGCGctatccacagggtatggcatggcgttgcaaaatggagtgatagccttccttattcaaaatcccttttaccttgtacaaatctcccactttaccaacaCCAAAGCAACTccaaaccatcacattacctccaccatgcttgacagatggcgtcagacactcttccagcatcttttcagttgttctgcgtctcacaaatgttcttctgtgtgatccaaacacctcaaacttggattcgtctgtccataacagttttttccaatgtctgtgttcttttgcccatattaatcttttccttttattagccagtctcagatatggctttttctttgccactctgccctgaaggccagcatcccggagtcgcctcttcactgtaggcaTTGAcattggcgttttgcgtgtactatttagtgaagctgccagttgaggacctgtgaggcctcgatttctcaaactacagactctaatgtacttgtcttgtggctcagttgtgcagcggggtctcccacttctctttctactttgGTTAAAGCCTGTTTGTGCTCTGCTCTGAAGGGAGTAGCACACacagttgtaggaaatcttcagtttcgtagcaatttctcgcatggaatagcctacatttcgaagaacaagaatagactgtcgagttttacatgaaaattctttttttctggccattttgagagtttaatggaaccaacaaatgtaatactccagattctcaactagctcaaaggaaggtcaggtttataagttctctaatcagccaaactgttttcagctgtgctaacatacttgcacaagtgttttcaagattattctaaccattcattagccttcttacacaggtagcaaacacaaagtaccatgagaacactggagtgatgttgttggaaatgggcctctatacacctatgaagatattgcattacaaaccagatgtttgcagctagaatagtcatttaccacattaacaatgtatagagtgtatttctgaatcatttaatgttagcttcattggaaaaagctgtgcttttctttcaaaaataaggaaatttctaagtgaccctaaacttctgAACGGTATTGTATGTAGAAGCCAGCACTAATAGCATTCCATGAAAAATTAAGTTTATTGTTCACATTAAAAACATGGTTGTCAAAGAGCGGaaacaaaaattattaaaaaataagtaACAATGGTAGAGAATGCACACACATCTAATCAGGCAACTGGGCAACTAGATTCTGACCATTGTAGTCCTTAGTCTGAGCTCTGGACAATAAACTTAATTTTTTATGGAATAGTATGAGTGCTGGCTTCTATGTAGATCTacccatagtggaagacctgtcaatcAACAAGAATGGTGCAGAGAAAAGCTGATCAGGGGCGGCATTGTCTCTCCCTAACATGAAACTACACTTTCTCTGAAATGCTGTAACATTACAGAGAAAAAAATAATCGTTTAGCCTGGCTTTGGTTCATGCGGTCGTTTGTTGGTCAGCACAAATcaagtgacgggttccctttaattcacTGAAAGCACTGATGCTGATGCTTCTCTATTTGTTTGCCTAATGTCATGTCTTCCTGTCAGGGGTCCTTATAGCTCTGTAATAAGAGGATGAGTGTGTGAGATAGGAATATTAGGATTCATGTAAATAGATATACAGTATGCACATTTTGTGAATATTCAGAATAATACATTTTACCATTTCATGTATATAGGTCCTATCCAGACCCACGCGCCTCCGAAATTACAGGCTACAAACAAACCATTTATTTACTCCATTTATTTTTCTTGTTACCAACTGAAAGTAAATCAAAGGGATGGTCTggctttaggctacaagtctgcagtcactcaatgcGACTGCAGACTTGGGAATGTTCACATTGCGCACACTGCACGCTGTAAGGATTCTCTGGCGCCGGGAGgggggtcatgtgaccgcaagtatgataattgcatacttccagccacattacaACTAGGTTGTGTCCGGCCTCAGTCAGACTTGTATTCTAAGGCTAGATATCACCTTTAAGTGTCAGATAGAAGGGATTAACGTGAGGGTTTGCTTATAGTCTATAAAAATGGATATATGTGGGGCGATATAGGAGATGTAtatcatggtataggacatggttaatgtcctgctctctcagggttaacttttgctggcctccctttgcatctgggaggggtatttatactcactccagactaggattccctgttagCTATACTGTTGTTCTGTGTGTctgaggcttctttcacactagcgtcgggctcggcccgtcgccgtgcgtcgggccgaggtccccgacgctagcgttgtccccgccgcacaacgggggcagcggatgcatttttccagcgcatccgctgccccattgtgaggtgcggggaagtgcggggaggcgggggcagagttccggcggagttccggccgcgcatgcgcggtcggaaaaagcggaccgtcgtgagcaaaaaacgttacatgtagcgttttttgctcccgacggtccgccactgcacgacgcattcgtcgcacgacgggtgcgacgtgtagcaatccgtcacaatgcgtcgcttcatgttaatcaatggcgaaaaaacgcatcctgcaaacacttttgcaggatgcgttttttcggcaaaacgacgcattgtgacggaatgcagttaacgctagtgtgaaagtagcctgacccCCTGGTTTGCGTGTATACTGCATTGCTTGCTTGCCTCCCGTGTATGACCTGGTCTGTCCACTCACTCTGTTCTCTGTCTCACGTTTTGTTACTATTGTCTTCTCCAGTTCtaacctcctggcttggctattgttaCTCCGTTACAGTTTGTCCCTATTGTATCGTCTTTTGCCCGTTCTGGTTTCATGATCTCTTGCTACATCCTGACAATCCATTCTGTCTAATCCTTTTGTACTGTCGTGCTATCTCGTGCTTGACACCGGCCTGATCTGGTTTACGTCCCTGTCTATGCCTTTTGGTAAACTTTGTCCCATAGTTACCCTTTTAGTTTTCCTTCAGCTGCTAGCTCTCTGGAGCTTAGGCCacacccccagcagtcacatgcttCAGGTCCTGCTTGTCTGAAGCACGCATTTTCACCGCTCCTCAGGTATCTTTGAGCACAGTTCATTTTGCTCAGGACATGcgcactggctcagtgagcaagtgcagtgTGATGCTCCTGACACTGTATACACAAATCAGCACATTTTTTAAAATCTAGGCTGAttgtcacatatactgtatatcaaaaACTGAAAAACAGAGTTTATCATATCACTTTATAGTGGTCTTACAGGGATTACTGGGGTGTTTTGCTTTATTTAAGAGTCTTGTATTTGTCTATTAATATATAGCGTTAATATGATTTTGTTCATCCAGGATGGAACGAGAGGAAATGTACACTCAACGCAAAGCTGAAAGAGCCACACTCCGGAGTCACTTCAGAGACAAGTACCGCTTACCCAAGGTAACAACTACAGTTTAGTTAAAGAGTTCGAGAAGCAATGAAACTATAGAAAGGACATGTTCAAAACTTAACATTTACCGGGGGATCTCTAATTCGTCTGACCTCTAAGCACATTTACATGAACATTACGTTGTAAGCTTTCTCCCTTAGGTTCAGAGACATTTTCAATGTGGTTCATTTAGTCCAAACTATTTTCTTGTAGTTCTGAAAGTTCATGAAAAGCATGTTACTGAATCAAGAACATCACGTAGTAGCTTTAATAAAAGTAATAAATGTTTCCTGAAATTACAGGATATTATAGTTTACTTTAAAaagacattttcacatatttgtaaGTAATGATGCAAAATAGCCTATAATTAGCTGTTTTCATTACTATTCAGGAGCACACCACTCTCCTACCACTCGGTTTCCTGCTTGTGGAAGGGTGTTGTCGTCTTGTTGACTGGAATTTCGGATCTTTGGCTGATTGTGCTGCTGGCCCACTATATGTTCTTCTACGATGCATGCAGAGGACTGCAGATCCAGCAATCTGGCAGGCTACAGAGCATttaaacatttaaagggaatctgtcagcaggtttttgctatgtaatctgaaggcagCAAGAGATAGAGGCtgtaacacagaattcagggatgtgtcacttgtcaaagtgcgtactattgtttactaactgtgaaggatttaataCTAAGAGATTGATATTGCTGGACTACATGAGTCTGGCAACGCCccatcctgtgataagcagctcactaggTGGGCGGGGCCAGCTCTCAGCTCTGCTTTATTCTAAATCTAAAATCTTTTTGTGAGAATCACTGCACCCAATAAACTACGTGATATATTGTTGGATTTAGcttctttgcctacattatgctgctctcaggtagGAAAAaccggctgacagattccctttaagtagtaagagcttgtaagcgctgtgttCCTTACGTAGGAGACCTGCACTTAAAGACTTCAGTAATTGCCAGTAACTTAGGCAACAAACAGTTTTTAAATGTTATTGTTTTCTatctgttcttgagaatggagaagaTTTATGATAACATGCAAATTGCCACCTTATCCAGTGATCCAGCCGGCTTCAGCGAATGCTTacaagcagaggtgtatctagggtttctggcacccggggcaagaattcattttggtgcccccccaccaaggacataagcgattttcacacttagtcatgtaccgacgagctcctctccctaatgctctcaatgatcagtgaaaaactgagagaagcagaagagaaactcgttgtcacaggaccacaactatgaaagtcgcatatgagggaagtgtcaatgtgacgactactggaacctgcagagctgaatcctgacattgcagacttcttaattctcacaactaatgcattgcacaattttaggattctcccttgcctgtggacagtcatgtgagcacaagcatgtgatttgtatacctctggccagATTCCTACTAGATGTGCcaagcctcactcagttcattttcattgagtgaggccacacatgtctaggcagcatgtgaccgcatgtatctaaatcgccagcacgagagaatcctgacagtgtacaGAGCGCACTGTgataattcagaagtctgcagtcacaaaagaatgactgcagactcattacaaacatggacaccccctttaaagctcctaacaaataaaaacatgagttagttagtatcacacataacatttacatcgaggtaccttatagaggacgttgtctctggagtcattctccttcttttcttcatcttgtccagaccccatgatgagttttctcatccacagcagtctctgcagacctccatcttctccgctctttagcagaaaatttccacatgatgcccttaaagatacaagtgtcattaaaatgctcctgaataaaaaattgcccctcactatatagtctgcacaaaatatgaccccccacTGTCccgcttatggtacatgctcttcacactgacctctcctttccataccggccccctcttcacactgtcctctcatactgtgtcccccccatagggcccagtatttatactgtactctatcaTCACACCCCCCCCTCCTTTGtacactgtcccctcctggctgtgccctcacactgtccctccatgctacacccccactattcagtttctattctgtgcccactcacttttgtccccccatactgtctcctcacactattcccctccctcctcatactgtctcctctcacatccccctgttcaccatactgtctcctcatatatttaccccctcactttctatactacctgctcacctaactccccatactgtgtctgcacacatcccatcaccctcactccccgtactctgtccacatacatttttcacatcgctcctAATACTGTGCCCTCATTCACccctattgtttcctcatacatgccacccattcccccatgtttcctcatacatgccccccattcccccatactgttttctcatacatgccccccattcccccgtactgttttctcatacatgcccccaattccccatactgtttcctcaaacatgcccccaatttccccatacatgtcccccatactgtttccatatacatgccccccattccccgtactgtttcctcgtacatgccctcattcctcaatactgcttcctcatacatacccccaattcccccatattgtttcctcatacatgcccccattcccttgtactgtttcctcatacatgccccccatactgttttctcatacatgcccccaattcccccatactgtttcctcatacatgcccccatcccccatactgtttcctcatacatgccgccaattcccccatactgtttcctcatacatgcccctcattccctaaTACTGTTTCcacgtacatgccccccattccctaatactgtttcctcatacatacccccaattcccccatattgtttcctcatacacgcccccattcccctgtactgtttcctcatatatgtcccccatctccccttttgctcttcattttgtgtcctcaaatctcccccacacattaaatcccccatccccactccaaatctcaccccacataATAAATTCCCCATCCCCAAATTCTCTACACATAAATCTCCCTGTCCCTACTCAActtgtccacacacatattattgtcccctactccaccccatcattgctctcttcaccacctccatcattgcccatttcaccacctccagcatttcctcccctaatcccatcattgctctttccaccacatccatcatatcctcctcccccttccccatccttgcccatttcaccacttccatcatttcctcctccccaccatccccatccttgcccattccaccacttccatcatttcctcctccaccaccatccccatcattgccctctcctccaccaccatccccatcattgctctcgccccatcattgccctctcctcccccatcattgccctctccccgtcagccccatcattgccctctcctcccccaccatccccatcattgctctctccccgtcagccccatccatgccctctcctcccccaccatccccatcattgctctctcgtcagccccatcatttccctctcctcccccaccatccccataattgccctctccctgtcagccctatcattgccctttcctcccctacacacaccatttacttctctgcacattcccctgcagcgcgccaCACACGCACGCccgtctcacctctcctcgcgctctgctgcagcatctccatcaccttcctctgacacagccggccgctgaatgatgatgtcatccagcagcgcgtctgtgtgagaggaagcgcgggcaggaagacagatcgctgtagCTCCgctattttctcctgtaggcagcggagctgcagggatttctccctgctcgccgcagccaccctgcaggggcaccCCTCCACCTCCGCACATGTTAGGAGCCGgccctctgcagcttctctgtgccggctgtcagcttgacagttggcacagagaacagctgactcccagaccgggggcggcagaatgcagccactgcgggagacactgcggaccgccacattaggtggccccactgcgcccggggcacatgccccggctgcccccccagaTATGCCACTGCTTACAAGCTCTACAGTAAGAGCTAGCAAGTGCACATTCTCTGTCTTGGAAATCAGAAATCTTGAAAAGCTGAGGTAACATCATCGATGAGCAGCACACAAGGAAATGAAAAATCCCTGTGTTCTTGAAAATGGAGTTTTGATAGGagataaattgcaaagttgttgGGTTTTTCTTCAAGCACACTGCAAGTTTACCTATTTATAATTATAAaatatttttaatataaaataacTGCCACAAGCAAACTATCTCAGTCATAATAAAAACTTGTCAATGTTGTTTTTCCACAGCAGcatcatgatgtagaggcagaaaccctgattccagtgatgtgtcacttactggactgcttgattTTATTTTGATCAAATCCGTTTTATCTGCTGCagtctagcagtgctcagaatgctgagctctgtgtaatccTGCCTACAACACTGATTGTACATGGGCAAAAAGCTGCCAACCAGTTGATCACGATtatgcttgactacctggcagcaggtttactagcgcTGCTGAAAAAACAGTAATGTTTTCATAACTATAATAAGCAGCTCAGTagtgacacattgctagaatcagggtctctattcCTACATTTATGATACTCTCTAATTAggtggaaaaacctggtgacaaattcaagGTACAGTAGAGGCCCCTAGACTTCAGTGAATGTGAGGTGTCTGTACTATTGGGAAGTTGTACAAAGCTAACATACAGTTGTGTACGTGCCTACTCTTTCTTAAGCTTACCATTACACAACTTGCTACCACTGGATAAAACGTAACTATTTCTCTCTTCTGGTCTAGAGTGACGTTGATGAGGCCCAGATCCAGCTAGCTGGTGGGGACGTTGAACTACCTAAGGAGTTGGCTAAAATGATTGAAGAAGACAATGAAGAAGAAGAAGGGAGATCATCGGTCATTGGACAACTGAGCAATATCCAGAATATTGATTTGGACTCAATTAAAGGGAAAGCCCAGTCAACGTTGGATGATCTGAAGCAGTCAGCAGAAAAATGTACTCTCATGTGACTTTATGCAAACCTATAAAAGATTTCAGTTTACTGATGGCCAACAAAGATCCTGAAGTCCCCAAACTAGTTACCAACAACAACAAAGATATGTTGGGTAGGCATTACAATGTGTAATGCTTGCTCTCAACAAGCCCTTACAGTACATTTGAAATGATCGATTCCTAAAACCATGAGGCAAGATAGTTCTTGATCATGTAGCAAAGAATGTATTTGAATTTATATACTGAACGTAATAGAAAAGTCTACAATATAATATCTATTACCCAATAGGTCATTCTCCAGCTAGCTGTAAAACAGGCAGACCCATATGAACCTTGACAATTGTAGCTAAGAATAATTCTTCTTTGTCTACAGAAGCCTCCATCAGAGTAGAGATGGGCTAACTACCACCCTCCTTGgggcacttagctgatcagcaagcGTTTATTAGCCTGTTTAGACAAGCTGACCTCACTGACGCTCAGTAATAGATCGTtctgtgcacataggctgccattgtacTCAATAGCACAGATCCtacttacacaggatgatgtgctgctgcGAACGATGATCTTTTAATAAAACCTAAAGATCATCTGACCCAACGAATGAGACTGTCCATCAAGTTGCCAGCAGCTTTTTTATAATGCCCGGTTATTGGGAAAAAA
Encoded here:
- the CPLX3 gene encoding complexin-3, producing the protein MAFMVKTMVGGQLKNLTGGLGSKEEKGEGEKSAAEAQGMTREEYEEYQKQLLEEKMEREEMYTQRKAERATLRSHFRDKYRLPKSDVDEAQIQLAGGDVELPKELAKMIEEDNEEEEGRSSVIGQLSNIQNIDLDSIKGKAQSTLDDLKQSAEKCTLM